GTAAACGCTGGCATTAAACTCGAACTTGCGGAAGTATAGCTCCACGCTTTGCGATATGTTGTGCAGCACCTCGGGCTGAAGCAATGGCAAGTATAAGGTGACGACCACAACCGCGACCACAGCGCCGTAAAGTATAAACTTTCGCCATCCAAGCTTGCGCCAAACAAAAGGCAGGAACATGAGCGGCAGCAGTTTGGCCCCAACCGCCAGGCCAAAGGCAACGGCAGAAACAGTGAGCCGCTGGTAGGTAAGCTGGTACAGCGACAGCAGGAGAAAGAAAATCAGCAGTGCCTCAAAGTGCAGGTTGCCTACAAGTTCCAGGATCACGAGTGGGTTCAGTGCGTAAAGCAGCACGTGTTTTTCAGGCAACGCCATTTTGCGGAGCAGGCGCAGGAGCAGCAGTATACTTCCCACCTCAGCCAGCAGCAGCACCAGCCGTATCACTACCACGCTACCCAGCATGTTATCAGGCGATAGCTGCACCGAAAGCCAGAACACCGCCTGCGCCACCGGCGGATACACGCTGTAATAACCCTGGGAGTTCAGTTGCTGGAAGAGCGCCTCGTTTATACCCGGCACCTGCGGTGCGTCCGGGGAAAGGAAAAACCGGGGCAGGTGCAGGTAAGGGTTCAGACCTGCCTGCAGCAAGTGGCCATCCCAAACAAACCGGAAATAATCATCCGACAAGGCAGGCATGGCGAAAAGAAAGATCAATCTGAAAATTATGGCTGCCCCAATCCCGTGCCATACATTCAGGCGCTGCTGCGATACGTACAAATAAGCGGCAAAAACCAGTGCATAAAGCACCACGAGCTGCGTAAAATCAGTACGCGGCGTGGCGTATGCCATAAACCAGTACACAACCGCAGACAGGCCCAATGCCACATGCGGCAGCACATTCCTTTTTTTAGGGGGAAGGGCGGTGGCGGGCATTTGTTCCGGGTATAGCGACAAGGGTTTTGGTGTTTTGGCGGACCTGGTATGCGTGTCGTCTTGACGCATATTTTTAAAAAGCTAGCATGGCTTACAAGTATCTAAATATAGTAAGTATAATTTTATATCCTGCCATTATGGTGCCTTTCACGGTACCGGATATTTTGGAGAAGCCGATTCGCTTCCGGTACGTGACCGGCACTTCGGTACAGGGGATGTTCTGGCGAGCTGCCTTGGCCTGCATCTCCACCGTCCAGCCGTAGGTTTTGTCTTGCATGCCCAGGGCCAGCAGGGTACTGAAACGAATGGCGCGGAAAGGACCCAGGTCGGTGAAACGGGCACCGTAGAAGAGGCGCAGCAGGCTGGTGGCAAGCCAGTTGCCGA
Above is a window of Pontibacter akesuensis DNA encoding:
- a CDS encoding glycosyltransferase 87 family protein; the protein is MRQDDTHTRSAKTPKPLSLYPEQMPATALPPKKRNVLPHVALGLSAVVYWFMAYATPRTDFTQLVVLYALVFAAYLYVSQQRLNVWHGIGAAIIFRLIFLFAMPALSDDYFRFVWDGHLLQAGLNPYLHLPRFFLSPDAPQVPGINEALFQQLNSQGYYSVYPPVAQAVFWLSVQLSPDNMLGSVVVIRLVLLLAEVGSILLLLRLLRKMALPEKHVLLYALNPLVILELVGNLHFEALLIFFLLLSLYQLTYQRLTVSAVAFGLAVGAKLLPLMFLPFVWRKLGWRKFILYGAVVAVVVVTLYLPLLQPEVLHNISQSVELYFRKFEFNASVYYVLRWLGFRVVGYNLIAILGPLLSMATFVAICVLAATKKLASVRRLAGFMATALAIFLFLSTTVHPWYLTTLLALTVMSHFRFAVAWTGLAILTYAAYRTNTYQESLTLVALEYGIVAIWLVIELYIYRQRQRAVNLKA